GCTCAAAGAACTGATTTCCTCGTTGGCCagcaaggcggaggcgtTAGAGGAACTCCTTGCCCAACGCGACCGATTACTGGAGGACCTCACCACCGCTAAGCGCAACGGTGCGGCCGCTGTCACTGCTGAACAGAACCGTCGCGCAGCGGACCTAGAGGAGCTTCGCTTGGCGCATCAGAAAGAGCTAAACGCGCTCAGCGCCACGCACAAGGAGATCGTAGACGATTTTTCTCACCAGCAGGCCGAGGAGCGGCGTGCGCACCAGGCTCTAGTAGATCAGCTGCGCGGCACGACCGAGGAGCTGCAGTACAAGTACAACTACCGCGAATCTCGACCAGAGGACGTCGAGCTCATAAACAAGCTTCTTCTGGACATCAAGAAAAAGGAATGTGCTTTGAACAAGGCCTACGAAGACATGCGCCTGTACAAACTGGAGCTCATcaacagagaggaaaactACAACAAAGTCTTTGGTCGACACCCCACCGTGGCGGACTACTCTGGTGTTGCACAGGCGGCCACAAAGGGCCAGTCCGCGCTGCCCAGCATCGGCGCCATACGCAAATTCTCCACACGGTAGCGTCATGCACAAAGATGCACATGAGTagttgcgtgtgtgcgtatgtctCTGCCTGCGTGTCTTCATAGTTTCTTTTTCCCAAGTTGTTTGTGCTGTGGTGTGCATAGTGATCGTTTTGTCTGTGCTTGCGTGCTTGGTTTTGCGTGTCTGCTGcgtgcctcttcctttcAAAACTATCGCCTACTTCGttccctcgcctctccctccacttTACCCCCAAATGCACCGTCGGTCTCGACCGTTTGACTgactctgtgcgtgtgtgtgtgtgtgcctgctgTTTGCTGCATTGTTGTGCTCGTGTGTTCATGCAGGGCAAGGGAGGAGGTTGGGATGCTGTGGTGGCAGAGTGCGGTGATGATGTACATCATATACCGATAGCATTATTTGCTacgtttcttttctttgcatCTCTTGTGCTTTAAATCGTTGTCCTCATCCGTTGCCGTTTTCTCCCACTAActcctctttgcttcttccGAGTGACTGCGGCGATAGACGCAGTGCCATgactggaggaggcgagagcCGGGATCACCCTGAGAAAAGCAACAGGCCGACTGACGTACATCACAGCGGCACtacacgaaaaaaaaaaaggacggCGGTGAAGCAAATGCCACTAGGCTGATAGCGTTGgccgctccccctcttctcgttttttattttcttgtCTGTCTTTGCCCAGGCAAGGGTGTTTCTCAAACGGGGTTTCCAACACACCGATACACCCCGACAGTGGCCATGTAGCCAACTCGATAGACTGCATCGCCTTTTATTGTATGTTTTTTCTTGCTGGAGAGgagccccacccccctcctccatttCCCCCAAACGTACCACCTGTTTAGCGGCACCCAAGTCTCTGTTTGACACCTCGTCACCTCTCCTGTTCACCTTTCCCGCTCCTctatgcacacacacacacacacacacacgcacgtacacacgtacacccactactgtgtctgtgcgtccttttctttgcccctctctccctgcccctGTCTTTCTACTTGGCGGCCTTTGTTCGCGTTCAGTTTCTTGCTGACCCCCACTTCGATGGTGTCCCGCCGCCATCAATATCTTATCGTTCTTTCTATCCTTTTtgctctgtttttttttttttcactgcGCTTCCCCCTTACTTACTCACTCTTCCGTCGATTACTCGGCCGCACCGGTAGTCACACACTTCACTAAGGAATAATGGTCAACGCATTCGCTGAGGAACTGAAGGCTCGCGGCAACGAGGCCTTCGCAGCGAAGCGCTTTGAGGATGCCATAGTGCTTTACGACAAGGCCATCGAGATGGACTCGACGAACTTCATCTACTACAACAACCGCGCTGCAGCCTACCACGAGCTAAGGAACTACGCCAAAGCGATCGAGAATGCCAACAAGTCTATCGAGATCGAGAATAACGCCAAGGGGCACATCCGCCTCGGAGCTGCGCTGTGGGCGCAGATGAAGTACTGCGAGGCAAAAGGCGAGTTCGAAGTGGCAGCAACGATGGATCCCTCGAACAAGTTCATCAAGGACAGTATTCAGTCCCTGGAGAAGCTCATCAATCCAATGCCCTCCGTCTCTGGCTTCGCGCATCGACGCGGCGTGCCGCACCCGTATGAGTACGCccgcgccgcggcagcagccaatGCGGCAGTGCAGGCGTTCGGCGGCGAGTTTGTGTCGGTGGAAACAGGCACGATAGGTCTCATCCTTGACGTTGCCGTCATCGTCCTGGCGGCGCTTCAGGTGGTGGCGTCGATGTTTGTGCCGTCCATGGCCAGGTCCCTCTGGCCGTACATTCTACTCATCACGATGGGTCAGCAGGCCTTGGTGATGCGCGTGCGCAACCTTCTGCAGTTCAAGATGGACATCCTGAGCTCATGGATGACGCACTTCTCTTCCTTGCTGTTTATTCTATGTTTCTTCGCCCAGCTTACCGGCGTGCGGCCGATCATGTTCATGGAGGTTTTCATCGCTGCCTACAGCATGCTCGACCTCGTGCATAAGCGGCAGCAGATAGCTGAACTGATGGGTCCTCAGTACCGGCACATTGCCCCGTACGTGCAGCAAGCTGATGGGGCCAAGGATACGATTCGCATCTTCAGTGCTACcgtcgaggcgctgctgctgttcattATCATGTTCACCGGTGGCGCCTTCTTCACTCTGGTGTACATTCAGTACGCAAAGTACCGCTACAACCACGACGGCTACGTGAAGCTCGCCTTTAAGGGGTTGCGGATGAACATCACCCGCATGACCACCAGCTCCTTCATGCCAGCGGTGGTCGACAAGTATGCCCAGATGTTCTTTGATCTCCTCGACAAGGTTGCCACCCAGCCTGTTTAAGCGCTGTTGGCAAAGGCATATGAGTTCCTCTGTGTAGCCGCGAGCGCGTGGGTATATGTGCCTACCATCGATTTGGTGAACGATGAGGGGGAAATGAATATGCCCCCTGTGTGGTTTTCTGACCTCTGCTTCCTCAATGTGTGGTAGACCCTTTTCTCTCAGAGGAGGtatatgtgtgcgtgtgtgtgtgtgtgtatgtgtgtcgtTTGCGTTCAGAAAGCTTGCGTGCTTTAGTGGTGTGCTCAGgtactctcctctctcgctgtgtgtgccaTGTCTGTGCTTCATGTCATCCTTTTGGTGTTTCTTTCTGTTGATGAGCCGGTGTGCTTGACTTGTACTCGAGACGCTGATGGCCTTTTTTGTTGCTCTTGCTTTCGCCGGTAACGAGCAGTGCGTTGTAGGCGTTCACCGCGATGCCAAGCAAGGAGCGGGGTCTCGGAATGAACTCACGATTGTGGAAGAGATGAGACAAAACGAAATCAACACGCTACAGCGAATAAAAAGACTCATCAAAGGTGAGCCGTAGGTGTGTGCTGTAGCGCTCCAACTAAACGATTTCACGTGTTTCCTTTGCGTTCTTTCGATAAATCTCTTTATTCTCCACCATACTGACCCACTCCACTCTTTCGATTGTTGTGCAGCTGTGTGCTCGTTGAGTTGGTCCTTCGCTGccactttctctttcacctcTTTTGCGGATGTTCTTCTTCACCAAGCGTATCACTGGCGAGTTGAAAAACAGAACGCACTAAGGCAAGGAGGCAGCACAGAATGGCCACAACACGGCTCTCGTGGCTATCCgggtgctctctctctctctctctatgtgtgcgtctgttgtACCCAAACACGCTTTTCTCCTTCTACCGTGCGCAGCCGACGGTGTGAATCTTTTCCACTGACAGACACGTTTTACATCTCTCCTGCTTCACTCTCACTtgcctctcccgctctcctACCCTGCTTCCTTGTCTTGCTTGAGTAAATCACAgactcgctgctgcatctaCCGTGAGTCGTCCGCCCCCACGCCCACTCCCCATTCGCTTTTTTCCCTTGGAGCGACTATCGATGCAAgcctccttccttccctcaCTTTGACGCccacccctccacctccccctccccccagcgGTGGCATCTACTTCTCTTCTACCCGGGTCGTTTTTTTCAGCATCCCTCCGATTGTCCAGCTCGACTCAGAGCCTCTCCTGTTTTCGTTTGGCGTGGACGAGGAGAGACAGACGCGTCTACTGGCCTTCAAGAGTGCCTTGTCTACTGATTTGTTCTCTGCTGTGCAGACTCTCAATTCTacgatgcagcagcaacagcacagtGCGCACTTCGCGGAAGAGCGCGCCCTTGACCGAGGCGCCGCCTTCGACGAGCCTCAGCAACTCCCCAACTCCGTTACCGGGGAAGCAGCGGGACAACCtctgctggaggtggagcgtCTTGCCGAGCATGGCATCGGAGCCGCGGACATTACAAAGCTGAAGCAGGCGGGGATCTTCACCGTTCCCGGTGTGCAGATGCAGTGTAGGAAAGACCTCATTCAGATAAAGGGTCTCTCCGACGCGAAGGTGGACAAGATCATCGAAGCCGCGCGGCGTGTGAGCGACGTGGGCTTCATCACCGGATCGATctacctgcagcagcgcagcactaTTCTACGTATCTCCACCGGGAGTACAGCGCTCGATCAACtgcttggcggcggcggcatcgagAGCCGCTCCATTACGGAGGCGTTTGGGGAGTTCCGCACCGGCAAGACACAGATCGGTCACACCTTGTGTGTGACCTcccagctgccgctggagatgggcggcggcaacggaaAAGTGGTGTACGTGGACACTGAGGGCACATTTCGCCCAGAACGAATTCGACCCATTGCGGAGCGCTTCGGGCTGGACCCGAACTCCGTGCTGGACAACATCCTTGTCGCCCGCGCCTACACGCACGAACATCAAGCCCACCTACTCTCCATGGTAGCGGCCAAGATGGCAGAGGATCAGTTTAGCCTGCTCGTCGTAGACAGTATAACAGCTCTCTTTCGCGTTGACTTCTCCGGCCGCGGCGAGCTcgcggagcggcagcagaagttGGCGAAGATGCTGAGCCAGCTTATGAAAATTGCGGAGGAGTTCAATGTCGCCGTGTACATCACCAACCAGGTAGTCTCCGACCCCGGTGGCGCCTCCATGTTTGTGGCAGACCCAAAGAAGCCTGTCGGCGGCCACATTATTGCCCATGCCTCGACGACGCGCCTGTCCCTGCGCAAGGGCCGTGGCGATCAACGCGTGTGCAAAATCTTTGATAGCCCATCGTTGCCGGAGCTCGAGTGCGTTTACAGCATCTCTGAGCAAGGGATTACCGACGCGGTTGAGTAAGGGTCCTACATGGGAAAGTTACAGAATACTTCAAACCCTTCTTTCTTGGTCGGGTCTTCTGGTGTGTCTGAGCACGGGTGGGCACCTCTGTGATTTCAACAGAGGTGCATGTGCGTCGTCGACCTGTGCGCGAATGCACCGTACTCGAGGctcacacgcaggcacacagcGAGTTTAGGGTCTcgctcctttcttttctttcaaCTGCTTCAACCTGCTACGTTCTTGTGATAGACATGACAGTGCCTGGACAGCAACAATGGTGCACTTGTGCGttcgtgttttttttttctgacATCGGCCGACTCGTCTATCCGACTCGTAGGTGAGGTGGGCGAGTGTGGAGGGCACagcaaggggagggggtggagcaTGACAGGATTTGAAAGCGATGCCAAATGAGGTACGGCCGTCGTAAGCGGATTTTGCCAACACGACCTCCTACTCCAGCTTTctctgttgttttttttttcgttcttcaGAGAGGGAACATATGCGCGCTCATGCTGGTTGTGAAGCCCACTGACACCCTCGCTGACGGTGTAGTGACCTGGAGCTCATCgcccaccggcaccgccatTCAAGGTGCCTATTCGCTTACTGACGTTCTCCATCTCACTCAATTCCCTTATTCTTTCCTCGCGGAGGGAATATTTATCTCCGCAGCAACTCTTACAAGGGCGCCGACCTCACCTAACACACAGCAAAGCTTGTGGAAGCAGGCCACAAAAGAGAAGTGTGTCGCGACGCGTCGTTGCTCCTCAGCCGTACACTTGTCTCGTCACGAAGAGCTCAAACGGACGGTTACATTTGTTATTCAACGGCCTTCACGTGACGACTGTCTTTCTTTGGGCACATCCCTGTGCCTGCCGTAACAAGACCTCTCTCGTGCACTACTTAAAACCTCATTTTATTTATTGTGCGTAGCAGTCATTAGGGTCCGTCACCATGATGCGCTCGTCGGAGAAGCATCAGGGCGTAAAAGCCATGCACATCAATCGTGATCGTATCAAGGAGAGAATTCAAGAAAAGCAccgcgagcagcggcagcgggtgcGGGATAGTCGACTGGGAGGACTACGTAGggcggagagcggcgagACATCTGACCATGCGTGGTGTGCAGGCACTCGTGAGGCAGCTGTGACGGGTCATCCAGAGGTCGAATCAAgcaccacacgcgcgcctGACACCACACTGTGCTACAACTCCGACGAGATTTTGACGACATCGGCGGTACAGGACTGGTCTGATATTGGCCACGAGTTTGGCGTCAACATCCACGACGCTGATGTGATGGAGTATTTATTAGGtctcgaggaggagattcGGCAAGAACAGTTCTTTCAGTTTTACGATCAAACAAACAGTAACGAATGGGAAGAATACTTCTGCTATCTGACACGCTGATAGAAagctgcgtgtgtgagttGTGCACTTTCACACTGCCTTttagggagagagggagaggggggaggcgctcGCGCCACAAGACTTGTGTAAGTGCATGTATTCGGCCGAATGCTCGTGTTAGTGTAATTTTATCACACACGTCAGGTCTAACCTCATCGTCTTCTTTACGCGCCGCCCCCTTCTTCCGAGATTTgtttgtcttctctcttctttacAGTCCGGCTCACCCGAGTTTCTCCGTTCTGTTCTCTATACTTCCCCCaatttttcttctttttcttttttaaGTGTGTCCGCCTGCTCCATGTGGATCGTAGTATGCGAGTTGGATCGCAATGACGCAAGAAGGCAGCTTGTCGTCGGGTTTATTCTGTCGTTGTTTCTTTAGTTGGCTGCGTTTACTGTAGCTTGACGACCTTCTGCCGTGCCGCACTGTCGCCAACCAGGCTCCCCTGTGACACCCGGTGCGCGACCCCCGGTTGCAACGGTATtcacacgtgtgtgtctctgcttcTGATCTTCTTGAGAGCTGCTTGGCTGTCGAACTTGCGCACAGGGAATTCTAATGCGCCTACCACACTTGGCTTCCCTCGATCTCTATGGCCACCTGTGAATCTGCTCTTTCGCCTCTTTTCGAATTTTTCAGCACTTCCCGTCCTTTtggcctcctccccctcctcgatattgtgtgtctgtgttgcTGTACGGAACTCACTGACAACACCGACGAGAGACGGGTTGACATACGACTGCTGCTTTAACCTCTCTCCCCATCGACACCAGACTCCGGCGGATACCGTACTGCTGGAAAGGGAGGGCTATGGTGTATAATGCGTGATGCAGCACCTATATAGTTGTCACTCTCCAACCACCGTACTCCTCTCGTTCCAACTCCACACTGTCGTTGAcgtcccctccctctttctcgcaCTGATGTCACCCGTTTGTGGCGTcaactcccctccccatcctGTGTTTATGCTTatatgttttttttttttagggGGCACTCTCCCTCGTGGGACTCACAGCTCTCCTCACCGTCTGTCCTGGTCCTCACATACAGGCGAATTCTGCAGCTGGATTGAGTTGAGGAACACCTAAAGTAGGCATACAGCGCGCATTGGGAGCACCGATGGAGATCACGGATGCGATGAAGGAGCGTCTTCGCTACTTCTTCGTGCATCACAGCGAGCCACCCCATCCTCTGTTGACCCACGATGGCGCCAACGCATCTGTCTTGCCTCGgacgagcggcagcactgcagtAGCCGCAGCTGGCGGGCGTTCTGTTTTTATTCAAGAAGTGGACTGCATGAAGCTGCTTAATGTCTGTCCAGAG
This DNA window, taken from Leishmania panamensis strain MHOM/PA/94/PSC-1 chromosome 34 sequence, encodes the following:
- a CDS encoding hypothetical protein (TriTrypDB/GeneDB-style sysID: LpmP.34.4730): MVNAFAEELKARGNEAFAAKRFEDAIVLYDKAIEMDSTNFIYYNNRAAAYHELRNYAKAIENANKSIEIENNAKGHIRLGAALWAQMKYCEAKGEFEVAATMDPSNKFIKDSIQSLEKLINPMPSVSGFAHRRGVPHPYEYARAAAAANAAVQAFGGEFVSVETGTIGLILDVAVIVLAALQVVASMFVPSMARSLWPYILLITMGQQALVMRVRNLLQFKMDILSSWMTHFSSLLFILCFFAQLTGVRPIMFMEVFIAAYSMLDLVHKRQQIAELMGPQYRHIAPYVQQADGAKDTIRIFSATVEALLLFIIMFTGGAFFTLVYIQYAKYRYNHDGYVKLAFKGLRMNITRMTTSSFMPAVVDKYAQMFFDLLDKVATQPV
- the DMC1 gene encoding meiotic recombination protein DMC1, putative (TriTrypDB/GeneDB-style sysID: LpmP.34.4740), yielding MQQQQHSAHFAEERALDRGAAFDEPQQLPNSVTGEAAGQPLLEVERLAEHGIGAADITKLKQAGIFTVPGVQMQCRKDLIQIKGLSDAKVDKIIEAARRVSDVGFITGSIYLQQRSTILRISTGSTALDQLLGGGGIESRSITEAFGEFRTGKTQIGHTLCVTSQLPLEMGGGNGKVVYVDTEGTFRPERIRPIAERFGLDPNSVLDNILVARAYTHEHQAHLLSMVAAKMAEDQFSLLVVDSITALFRVDFSGRGELAERQQKLAKMLSQLMKIAEEFNVAVYITNQVVSDPGGASMFVADPKKPVGGHIIAHASTTRLSLRKGRGDQRVCKIFDSPSLPELECVYSISEQGITDAVE
- a CDS encoding hypothetical protein (TriTrypDB/GeneDB-style sysID: LpmP.34.4750) yields the protein MMRSSEKHQGVKAMHINRDRIKERIQEKHREQRQRVRDSRLGGLRRAESGETSDHAWCAGTREAAVTGHPEVESSTTRAPDTTLCYNSDEILTTSAVQDWSDIGHEFGVNIHDADVMEYLLGLEEEIRQEQFFQFYDQTNSNEWEEYFCYLTR